ACTCGGCAATCGACTCCTGAGTCACTTCACCCAGGAACACCCGCTCGGCATCCATCACCGGCAACCACGAGCGGTTGAACTCGTACATGCGCGACAGCAGGATGCGCAAATGCTCGTCGTAGGCAGCCGTGGCGTTGAACTCGCGCAGGTACTGGCCGCAGGTACCGGTCTGACGGTGCAAATCGCGACGGCGCACATACCCCAGTGCCTTGTTCTCGGCACAGGTGACCACCACATAGCGGCGGTCGTGCTCGTCCATCAGCTCCAGCGCATCGGCCACCGGCGTTTCCGGGCTCACCGACGGAGCGTTGTCCGCCGCGTCTTCGGCCTTCACCAGCAGCAGGCGCTTGAGCGTGCTGTCCTGACCCACGAAGTTGCTCACGAACTCGTCGGCCGGGTGCGCCAGCAGCGTGTCCGGGTGGTCGATCTGCAACAGCTTGCCGGCACGGAAGATGGCGATCTTGTCACCCAGCTTGATGGCTTCGTCGATGTCGTGGCTGACCATGATCACGGTCTTGTTCAGCGCGCGCTGCATCTCGAAGAACTCGTTCTGGATCATCTCGCGGTTGATCGGGTCGACCGCGCCGAACGGCTCATCCATCAGCAACAGCGGCGCATCGGCCGCCAGCGCACGGATCACGCCGATACGCTGTTGCTGGCCACCGGACAGCTCACGCGGGTAGCGATGCAGGTACTGCTTGGGTTCCAGCTTGATCATGCTCATCAGTTCGCGGGCGCGATCGTGGCATTTTTGCTTGTCCCAACCGAGCAGCTTGGGCACGACCACGATGTTTTCCTCGATGGTCATGTTGGGAAACAGGCCGATCTGCTGGATCACGTAGCCGATGTTGCGACGCAGGGTCACTTCGTCCAGGTCAGTGGTGTCTTCACCGTTGATCAGGATCTTGCCCGAGGAGGGCTTGATCAGGCGGTTGATCATCTTCAGCGTGGTGCTCTTGCCGCAGCCCGAGGGCCCCAGGAATACGCAAATTTCGCCTTCGTTGACGGTCAGGCTTACATCGTTGACGGCGGTGACAGTCTTGCCGTTGCTTTGAAAAGTCTTGGACAGGTTTTGAAGTTCGATCATTTGAGCAATCCTTTTGGAGTCAGCGAGCGTTGCAGCCATTGCAGAAGCAGGTCGGCGAAGATGGCCAGGAGACTGACCAGCACGGCGCCGACAATCAGCATCGACATATCGCTGCGGCTGATGGAAGCCAGAATAAGTACACCCAGACCACCGGCACCGATGGTGGCGGCGATGGTCATCACACCAATGTTCATCACCACGGCGGTGCGCACACCGGCGAGGATCACCGGCACGGCAATCGGCAGTTCGACCATGCGCAGGCGCTGGCCGAAGGTCATGCCGATGCCTTTGGCGGCCTCGCGAATGCCTGGTTCAACGCCAGTGAGGGCCAGGTAGGTGTTACGCATGATTGGCAGCAGGGAGTACAGGAACACGGCGGTGATCGCCGGCATCGGCCCCAGGCCCTGGCCGAACTTGGAGTAGAACGGCAACAGCAGCCCGAACAGTGCAATGGATGGCACGGTCAGCAATACCGTGGCGCTGGCTTGCAAGGGACCTGCGAGGGTTGGGAAGCGCGTCATCAGAATACCCAGGGGCACGCCGATAAAGATCGCGAGAATCACGGCGATGCCGACCAGGGTGATGTGCTGCCAGGTCAGGTGCAGGACTTGGGCCCAATCAAGATGGGAAAAGGCGTTCAAAAATTCCATGTCTTCTCCTTTTTAGTTGATTGGATGTTGGCGCAGGAAATCGGCGGCAACGGCGGAGGGGCTTTCATGGTCGACGTCGACCCGTGCATTGAGCTGGCGCATGGTTTCGTCGTCGAACAGATTGGCCAAAGGCTTGAGCTCTGCGGCCAGCTGCGGGTGCTTGTCGAGGTATTCCTGGCGGATCACCGGGGCTGCGGTGTAGTCGGGGAAGTAATGTTTGTCGTCTTCCAGCAGCTTCAATTTAAAGGCATTGAGGCGCCCGTCAGTGGTGTAGACCAAGCCGGCGAACACTTGGCCATTGCGCAACGCGGTGTAGACCAGGCCTGCGTCCATTTGCCGGGTGTTCTTGCGCGTCAGGTTCATGTCGTACAGCTTGACCATGCCCGCCAGGCCATCGGAGCGGTTGGCGAACTCGGTGTCCAGCGCGACCAGGCGGTGTTCCTTGGTGTCTTCGGCCATGGCTTTGGTGAGGTCGCTGATGCTGTTGATCTCGGGATGCTCCTCAGCAACTTTCTCCGGCAGCGCCAGTGCGTAGGTGTTGCTGAAACGCGATGGCGATAGCCAGACCAGGCCTTTTTTCGCATCGAGTTCCTTGACCCGGGCGTATGACTGTTCGCTGTCGAGCTTCTCGTCGATGTGGTTATAGGCCACCAGCGATACGCCGGTGTATTCCCAGATCAGATCCAGTTGCCCGCTTTCCTGGGCGCTGCGTGCCAGGTTGCTGCCCAGGCCACCCGTCACACGGGCGTCGTAGCCCTTGGTGCGCAGGTACTGGGAGGTGATTTCGGCGAGCAGGGTCTGCTCGGTGAACACTCGGGCGCCAATGCGAATCACCGGTTTTTCAGCGGCTTGCGCAATACCTGCAAACAGCAGGACGCAGCCTAATATCAAGCTTAGTTTTTTCATGTCGATTCCTTTCCTGGCGTTAAGACGGGCGCAACCCGCGTTCCAGCCAGAGGCGGCTGGCCATAGTCACCAGGCCGTCAAGCAGCAATGCCAGCAGCGCGGTGCACGCGGCGCCGAGCAACAGTTGCGGCTGGTTGTTCAGGGCGATGCCGGGGAAGATCAGGCTGCCGAGGCTGTTGGCGCCAATCAGGAACGCCAGCGGCGCGGTGCCGACGTTGATCGCCAGGGCCACACGTACACCGCCGATGATGATCGGCACGGCGTTGGGCAGTTCCACGCGAAACAGCACCTGGCGCGGCGTCATGCCGATGCCGGTGGCGGCTTCCTTGAGGGAACCCTGGACGTTTTTCAAGCCTTCGTAGGTGTTACGCACGATGGGCAGGAGGGAGGCGAGAAACAGCGCGAAGATGGCCGGGCCGCTGCCGATGCCGAGGACGCCGAGGGCGATGGCCAGTACGGCCAGGGGAGGGACGGTGTTGCCGATGTTGAAGATCTGCATGAAACGTTCTGCACGCCCGACCATGTTGGGTCGGCTGAGCAGGATACCAGCGGGGACGCCCACAATCAGGGCTGCCAGCATGGAGACTAGGACAAGAATCAGGTGAGCTTGCAGGTAAAACAACAAATCGTCGCGGTACAGTTCGATCGTGTTGATGCCGATCCAGTGGACCAGCAGGGCCAGGAGCGCGACGACAACCGCGCCTCCTATCAGCCCTTTGCCATAGCGAATAGCCACAGGCGGACTCCTTTTTTTCTTTTGTCGGCGAACACATTCTCCGGCGGCAATGCCATTCCTGGCTGTCGGCGAATAGGTTCGCGAAAAGCAGCTCGCCGATACTGGCAATGCAGTATGCGATCAAGCCATGAGCGCAGCCTCGTCAGGCTAACTTGCTGATATTTCAGCCCCTGTTCCGAGTGCGGTAGCAGGGGAGTGGACGTCTCGACCTTTTAAAAGGTTCCACACTTGGGCGCATTTAGCCACCCCCAATGGGCTCAACGGTGGTCTGTACCCTCGCGTTTGCGCTATACTCGCCGCCCTTTTTTGACTCACCTGCCAGGCGATTTCCCATGACCCACCAGGCCGCCGAAGTCGCGAAACGCCGCACTTTCGCCATTATTTCCCACCCCGATGCCGGTAAAACCACCATCACCGAAAAGCTGTTGCTGATGGGCAAGGCGATCGCGGTAGCCGGCACGGTGAAATCGCGCAAATCCGACCGCCATGCCACCTCCGACTGGATGGAAATGGAAAAACAACGGGGTATTTCCATTACCACGTCGGTCATGCAGTTCCCGTATCGCGACCACATGGTCAACCTGCTCGACACCCCGGGCCACGAAGACTTCTCCGAAGATACCTACCGCACCCTGACGGCGGTGGACTCGGCATTGATGGTCCTCGACGGCGGTAAGGGCGTTGAGCCACGCACCATTGCGCTGATGGACGTTTGCCGCCTGCGTGACACGCCGATCGTCAGCTTCATCAACAAACTCGACCGTGATATCCGCGACCCGATCGAGTTGCTGGATGAAATCGAAGCCGTCCTGAAGATCAAGGCCGCGCCGATTACCTGGCCGATTGGTTGCTACCGCGACTTCAAGGGCGTGTACCACCTGGCCGACGACTACATCATTGTCTACACCGCCGGCCATGGTCACGAACGTACCGAAACCAAGATCATTGAAAAGCTCGACTCGGACGAAGCCCGCGCCCATCTGGGTGACGAGTACGACCGTTTTGTCGACCAACTGGAACTGGTGCAGGGCGCCTGCCACGAATTCAACCAGCAGGAATTCCTCGACGGCCAGTTGACCCCGGTGTTCTTCGGTACCGCCTTGGGCAACTTCGGCGTCGACCACGTGCTCGACGCGGTAGTGGACTGGGCACCGCGCCCGCTGGCGCGTGTCGCCAACGAGCGCACCGTGGAACCGGTTGAAGAGAAATTCACCGGCTTTGTGTTCAAGATCCAGGCGAACATGGACCCCAAGCACCGCGACCGTATCGCCTTCATGCGTATCTGCTCCGGCAAATACGAAAAAGGCATGAAGATGCGCCACGTGCGTACCGGTAAGGACGTGCGCATCGGCGACGCCCTGACGTTCTTCTCCTCCGAGCGTGAACAGCTCGAAGAAGCTTACGCCGGCGACATCATCGGCCTGCACAACCACGGCACCATCCAGATCGGTGACACCTTCACCGAAGGCGAAGCGCTGGGCTTTACCGGTATCCCGCACTTCGCCCCGGAACTGTTCCGCCGCGTGCGCCTGCGCGACCCACTCAAGTCCAAGCAACTGCGCCAAGGTTTGCAGCAATTGGCGGAAGAGGGCGCCACCCAGGTGTTCTTCCCTGAGCGCAGCAACGACATCATCCTCGGCGCCGTCGGTGTACTGCAGTTCGACGTGGTGGCCAGCCGCTTGAAAGAGGAATACAAGGTCGAATGCTCCTACGAGCCGATCACGGTGTATTCCGCACGTTGGATCGAGTGCAGCGACAAAAAGAAGCTAGAGGAATTTTCCAACAAGGCTGTGGAAAACCTCGCGGTCGACGGCGGCGGTCACCTGACCTACCTGGCCCCGACCCGGGTCAACCTGGCGCTGATGGAAGAGCGCTGGCCGGATGTGAAATTCCGCGCAACCCGCGAGCACCACTAAGGTCTGAGCGTTTGAGAGAGGGCGAAGCTGCAATGGCTTCGCCCTTTTTAATCAATGAGATGAGTTGAAAGTTTCCAGGGCTCGCCCCTAAGTTGCTCTCTCCAACCGGCCCATCCCCTGTATGTGTTTTCAGAGGTTTATCGATTTACTGTCAGAAATGACAGTGGTGGGATGTTGCTTGTCAGGCTATAAAACACCGTAGGCTCAGTCATATACGTTGATTGGTTTTATGCAAAGAGGGTGTTGACATGATCAGGCAAGCGAAGGCGGATATAGAAGGGGAGTTAACTGCACGTATTGGTGGGCAGGATGGTTTTAAAGCTGTGGAGTATTCATTTATATCTGATGTGCAAAATTTTGTAGTGGCGGGATTTTCTGAGGACGGCCGAAGTCTTTATTTTTCATTTGGTGATAAAAATATTAAACCCGGCATTCATAAGATTTCTGAACAAAGTAAAATTTCAGTTTGGTATAACGCCGGAGCAGGCTATTCGTGGGTAGCGCTGCAGGACGAAGCCGGAGAGTTGGAAATTAAAGAAATTTCTTTCCCTGAAAATCCTCGAGTGGATTTTACGTTTCACTTTAATGCGAAGCAATTTCAGGGTGATGATACAGTGCTCGTATTCGATGGCGCGGCAACACTGAGAACTGTTGCAGCGTTGGCTACCACCGGAACGTTTAACGCGTATGTTAAAGACGGCCCAAGTTTCAGCGCAGATACGTTGTATTTCTTTTCTGAAGGCTCCGATTTTACTTTCGGTGGGGAGAGCAGCAAAGATGCTCGGCGCGGCGTGTTTTTCTATTTAGACTTTTTCAATATCGAAGAGCGCAGCTACGATATAGCAGAGGGCAATAAAGTCTATGCGTGGTACAACCCTGGCGAAGCGCATGCCAGCTGGCCGGCGACGGAAGGGACGCTGGTTATAAAGTCGTTCTCCCTGGCGGGGCGCGCTTATATAAAGTTCGACTACCAGTTGACGGCCATGGATAGGATAGGAGGAGAGCAGGTCAACATTTCGGGAAGTGCTGAACTCACCGGTTTTTCCCGTAAGGCTCCATAGGCCCAGCCGGCGCCAAAGGAGGACGCTCAGACCCCATATAACAAAGGGCACGACAGTGCCAGGTTCGACGACGACGAACTTGATGCCTGGCGAAAACGTGGGGTCGGGACTAGCGTAAACACTGGCGGCGGTAGACCGCTGCCTTGCGGGATCCTACTGAGTGGAGGGAATCGATCATGAGTATTTTTCAGCGAATCGTGCTGTTGATGAAGGTACTGGTGCTGTTGTCGTTGGGGATGTCGACGGCCTGGGCGCATAACCCGGTGCAGAGCGCGGCGATGGAGCAGAGTGGTAAGAGCATGGACTTGCAGTTAGCCAAGTCTGAAGCCGAACCAGGCGATCAAGGCCAGGGCGGCAGCGAGGGCGACGACGACTCCACCACTGACGACGCGGAGGACGGCGATAGCCAGACTTAGGTCAGCTCACAAGAAAGCGCCTCAAGCAATGCCTTGGAGACGTTCTCCAAGGCATTTTTATTGGTCGCGTATTGCGATCAGAACGACGTTGTTACCGACGCAAAGTAAGCCCGGCCCGGCTCGTTATAGGTCTGTGCACCGGCATCCTCGGCATTGCCTTTGCGCGACAGGCGCTTGTCCAGCAGGTTGTTGATACCGACACGCACGCTCAAGTTTTTGCTGAACTCATAACCACTGCTCAGTCCCATCAGCCCATACGGGTCGACATCCTGCTGGGCGCTGCGGTCATAGCTGTTGGCGCTGCGTGAGTTGAGTGTCGGCGCTTCTTGCTTGCCGTAGTAGGTGCCGCTGACCTGGAAGGACAGCTTGTCGGTGGCTTGCCAGTCCAGCGTGGTGTTGACGGTGTACTTGGGGATGATGCTCAACGGCTCGCCGGTGTCCTTGTCCTTGGAGTCGATCATGTAGGTCAGGTTGGTGTTCCAGTCCAGATCGCTGCGCAGGCTTACGAACAGGTTGCCTTCAACCCCCTGGACCAGGGCGGGCCCGCTGTTTTCCCACTCCAGCACGCGGCGACCATTGCCCAGGCGGAACGCCGCCTCGTTACTGGCATTGATCTTGTTCTTGTAGTCATTACGGAAGTACGTCGCGCTGGTGCGCCAGGTGCCCTTGTCGAAGGCGAGGCCGATTTCCTTGTTGACGCTGATTTCCGGCTTCAGGTCGCGATTACCCACCAGGTAACAACCGCCCATATTCGCTTCGCTGGCATTGCAGCCATTGCCACGGCTGTACAGCAGGTAGTTCGGGTTGGACTGATACAAGTTTGGGGTCTTGTACGCGCGGGCGATACCGCCCTTGAGGCTCAGTTCATCGGTCAACTGGTGCGAGGCGTTGAAGCTGGGGCTCCAGTTGCCGCCGAATTCTTCATGGTCGTCGTAGCGCAGGCCAGGGGTGATGATGGTCTTGCTGCCCAGTTCGATGTTGTCCTCGGCAAACAAGGCATAGCTCGATGCGGTGGTCTTGGTGCTGTTGCGGCTGACGCCGGGGATGGCGGGGACGCCGCCGGTGCCCGGGTCATAAGTTTGCGGGCGCAACGAACCTGGATCGTTCATCGACTCGTAGAGGTATTCGCTGCCCAGGGTCAGTACCTGTTCGGCACCCAAGCTCAGGGGCAGGTTGACCTCGGCAGTGGCCCGGGTGTTACGCAGGCGTGATTCGAAACGCCCGGCGCTGGCCGAAGGCGCGCCCTCGCCGGATCCGGCCAGGCCTTCGTTGAGACGCTCATTGCGGGTCAGGTCGTGGGTCAGCGAGGCCAGGGTCGAGCCCCAGTCAAATTCGCCGCGGTGCGTGGCCGAGAAGCTGCTGCGTTGAATCACGCTGGTTTCCTTGCCCACCAGGCTTTCAACGAATGCGCCACCGCCGTTGAGCATGGTATCGCCGGCGAAAATATTGCCCTGGCGGCTATAGCTGGCTTCCAGGTCGAGGGTTTGCTCGGGGGTGAATTGCCAGCTCAGCAAGCCATTGACGTCTTTATTGCGCACGCCCTCGCGGCCAGCGACCAAAGAATCAGGCGTCGCTTGAGCTGCGCGGTTGATGTCGGCGTCATCCGCGTCGGTCTTGTTCAGTCCGCCATAGACACGGAATGCGAGACTGTCGGTCAGCGGGCCGCTGAGGTTGAAGTTGGTACGTTTGCTTGCGCCTTCGGCGTCATTTTCGGGGAAGGCGGTGTAGGCGGTCAGCGAACCGTGCAATTGGTCGGTCGGGCGTTTGGTGATGATGTTGATCACCCCGCCCATGGCCCCGGAGCCATAACGAGCGGCGGCCGGGCCGCGCAGGATTTCAATGCGCTCGACTTCTTCGGCCGGCACCCAGTTGGTTTCGCCACGGGTATCACGGTCACCGCTCCAGCCATAACGCACGGCGTTGCGTGAGGTGGAGGGTTTGCCATCGATCAGGATCAGGGTGTTTTCCGGGCCCATGCCGCGCAGGTCGATCTGACGGTTATTACCGCGGCTGCCGCTGGAACTGTTGCCGGTCAGATTGACGCCTGGCTCGCGGCGGATGATCTCCGACAGGTCGTTGCTGGGCGGGCGTTTCTTGATGTCCTCGGCGGTGATGATCGACACGCCGGGTGCTTGCTTGAGTTCTTCGGCAGCGGTGCCCAGCACGCGCGTCTCGCCCAGCACCAAGGCCTGGGGCGTGCCATCTACAGGCAGGTCTGTCGCTTCGATTGGCACTTTATCGCGTTCTTTCTCCATACCCTCCGCCAGCAGCGCGGGGGACGAAAGGGTAGCGATAAACGCCAGCGAGAGATGGCTGAGCCTGAAGTGAGACGACATATCCACAAAGTCCTTTAGGAGGGGCGATTGAACGAGATGCGTCTGAATTGCGTTTGTTTGGGGTCAGCATCCAGCGCTCTCTTGGTGCTCAAATGATATTGATTATCAAACAAAAGTAAATTGCATTTACAATCTATACACTTCGAAATGGCTCTGGCTCAAGGCCCTCATGGGCAGGAGCGGAGGACTGCGGACTCTTCCCTGTGTGTTTTGTTAAAAAGCCATACGCTTGAGATACGCTGTCCCGCGCAAAAACGAAAAATCCCCCCGACAAGACCGATGCGCATGCCTGAGTCTGGATCAACAGCAGTGTTAACAGGATGTTGAATGCGTAATGCACTCACGTGGTGAAACTTCACCGGGGGCGCCGATTGTCAACTGTTGAGTCTGACAGTTGACGTCTGG
This genomic stretch from Pseudomonas synxantha BG33R harbors:
- a CDS encoding betaine/proline/choline family ABC transporter ATP-binding protein (Members of the family are the ATP-binding subunit of ABC transporters for substrates such as betaine, L-proline or other amino acids, choline, carnitine, etc. The substrate specificity is best determined from the substrate-binding subunit, rather than this subunit, as it interacts with the permease subunit and not with substrate directly.) → MIELQNLSKTFQSNGKTVTAVNDVSLTVNEGEICVFLGPSGCGKSTTLKMINRLIKPSSGKILINGEDTTDLDEVTLRRNIGYVIQQIGLFPNMTIEENIVVVPKLLGWDKQKCHDRARELMSMIKLEPKQYLHRYPRELSGGQQQRIGVIRALAADAPLLLMDEPFGAVDPINREMIQNEFFEMQRALNKTVIMVSHDIDEAIKLGDKIAIFRAGKLLQIDHPDTLLAHPADEFVSNFVGQDSTLKRLLLVKAEDAADNAPSVSPETPVADALELMDEHDRRYVVVTCAENKALGYVRRRDLHRQTGTCGQYLREFNATAAYDEHLRILLSRMYEFNRSWLPVMDAERVFLGEVTQESIAEYLSSGKSRGGKTSIVSPAETALA
- a CDS encoding ABC transporter permease, with product MEFLNAFSHLDWAQVLHLTWQHITLVGIAVILAIFIGVPLGILMTRFPTLAGPLQASATVLLTVPSIALFGLLLPFYSKFGQGLGPMPAITAVFLYSLLPIMRNTYLALTGVEPGIREAAKGIGMTFGQRLRMVELPIAVPVILAGVRTAVVMNIGVMTIAATIGAGGLGVLILASISRSDMSMLIVGAVLVSLLAIFADLLLQWLQRSLTPKGLLK
- a CDS encoding glycine betaine ABC transporter substrate-binding protein — its product is MKKLSLILGCVLLFAGIAQAAEKPVIRIGARVFTEQTLLAEITSQYLRTKGYDARVTGGLGSNLARSAQESGQLDLIWEYTGVSLVAYNHIDEKLDSEQSYARVKELDAKKGLVWLSPSRFSNTYALALPEKVAEEHPEINSISDLTKAMAEDTKEHRLVALDTEFANRSDGLAGMVKLYDMNLTRKNTRQMDAGLVYTALRNGQVFAGLVYTTDGRLNAFKLKLLEDDKHYFPDYTAAPVIRQEYLDKHPQLAAELKPLANLFDDETMRQLNARVDVDHESPSAVAADFLRQHPIN
- a CDS encoding ABC transporter permease, with amino-acid sequence MAIRYGKGLIGGAVVVALLALLVHWIGINTIELYRDDLLFYLQAHLILVLVSMLAALIVGVPAGILLSRPNMVGRAERFMQIFNIGNTVPPLAVLAIALGVLGIGSGPAIFALFLASLLPIVRNTYEGLKNVQGSLKEAATGIGMTPRQVLFRVELPNAVPIIIGGVRVALAINVGTAPLAFLIGANSLGSLIFPGIALNNQPQLLLGAACTALLALLLDGLVTMASRLWLERGLRPS
- a CDS encoding peptide chain release factor 3, producing the protein MTHQAAEVAKRRTFAIISHPDAGKTTITEKLLLMGKAIAVAGTVKSRKSDRHATSDWMEMEKQRGISITTSVMQFPYRDHMVNLLDTPGHEDFSEDTYRTLTAVDSALMVLDGGKGVEPRTIALMDVCRLRDTPIVSFINKLDRDIRDPIELLDEIEAVLKIKAAPITWPIGCYRDFKGVYHLADDYIIVYTAGHGHERTETKIIEKLDSDEARAHLGDEYDRFVDQLELVQGACHEFNQQEFLDGQLTPVFFGTALGNFGVDHVLDAVVDWAPRPLARVANERTVEPVEEKFTGFVFKIQANMDPKHRDRIAFMRICSGKYEKGMKMRHVRTGKDVRIGDALTFFSSEREQLEEAYAGDIIGLHNHGTIQIGDTFTEGEALGFTGIPHFAPELFRRVRLRDPLKSKQLRQGLQQLAEEGATQVFFPERSNDIILGAVGVLQFDVVASRLKEEYKVECSYEPITVYSARWIECSDKKKLEEFSNKAVENLAVDGGGHLTYLAPTRVNLALMEERWPDVKFRATREHH
- a CDS encoding TonB-dependent siderophore receptor, with product MSSHFRLSHLSLAFIATLSSPALLAEGMEKERDKVPIEATDLPVDGTPQALVLGETRVLGTAAEELKQAPGVSIITAEDIKKRPPSNDLSEIIRREPGVNLTGNSSSGSRGNNRQIDLRGMGPENTLILIDGKPSTSRNAVRYGWSGDRDTRGETNWVPAEEVERIEILRGPAAARYGSGAMGGVINIITKRPTDQLHGSLTAYTAFPENDAEGASKRTNFNLSGPLTDSLAFRVYGGLNKTDADDADINRAAQATPDSLVAGREGVRNKDVNGLLSWQFTPEQTLDLEASYSRQGNIFAGDTMLNGGGAFVESLVGKETSVIQRSSFSATHRGEFDWGSTLASLTHDLTRNERLNEGLAGSGEGAPSASAGRFESRLRNTRATAEVNLPLSLGAEQVLTLGSEYLYESMNDPGSLRPQTYDPGTGGVPAIPGVSRNSTKTTASSYALFAEDNIELGSKTIITPGLRYDDHEEFGGNWSPSFNASHQLTDELSLKGGIARAYKTPNLYQSNPNYLLYSRGNGCNASEANMGGCYLVGNRDLKPEISVNKEIGLAFDKGTWRTSATYFRNDYKNKINASNEAAFRLGNGRRVLEWENSGPALVQGVEGNLFVSLRSDLDWNTNLTYMIDSKDKDTGEPLSIIPKYTVNTTLDWQATDKLSFQVSGTYYGKQEAPTLNSRSANSYDRSAQQDVDPYGLMGLSSGYEFSKNLSVRVGINNLLDKRLSRKGNAEDAGAQTYNEPGRAYFASVTTSF